In a single window of the Bufo bufo chromosome 5, aBufBuf1.1, whole genome shotgun sequence genome:
- the LOC121001250 gene encoding uncharacterized protein LOC121001250: protein MECRLPVDKVSDLRTEVAAALTAKKIRLRDLQSLLGKLNFACRILPMGRIFSRRLASATGGVVSPHHFIRLGSELKGDLKVWDSFLKQFNGRALVMGGVVDAFDFELFTDAAGGAGFGAYCEGQWCAGRWPESWVRKGWVKNVALLELFPIVLAVTLWGEKFRHKKVRFHCDNLGVVQAINSVTASSPPVICLLQQLVLRCLSLNAWVFAVHVPGSSNCIADALSRFQWERFRQLALEASQVGLVCPESLWEILEVMPRY, encoded by the exons atggagtgtaggctaccAGTAGACAAAGTGTCAGATTTAAGAACAGAGGTGGCGGCGGCATTGACAGCAAAAAAGATTCGTCTGCGGGACCTGCAGTCTTTGTTGGGCAAATTAAATTTTGCATGCAGAATCCTACCTATGGGCCGCATTTTTAGTAGGAGGTTGGCTTCGGCGACAGGAGGGGTGGTGTCTCCCCACCATTTTATTAGACTAGGCAGTGAGTTGAAAGGGGATTTGAAAGTTTGGGATTCCTTTTTAAAACAGTTTAATGGCAGAGCATTAGTTATGGGGGGGGTGGTTGATGCGTTTGATTTCGAATTGTTTACGGATGCTGCGGGTGGAGCGGGTTTTGGGGCGTACTGTgaagggcagtggtgtgcgggtcggTGGCCTGAGTCCTGGGTACGAAAAGGGTGGGTAAAAAACGTGGCATTGTTGGAACTCTTCCCCATTGTGTTGGCAGTCACGCTCTGGGGGGAGAAGTTTCGGCACAAGAAGGTTCGTttccattgtgacaacttgggagTTGTGCAAGCCATCAACAGTGTAACGGCTTCTTCCCCCCCAGTTATTTGCCTATTGCAGCAGTTGGTTCTCCGGTGCTTGTCCCTTAATGCTTGGGTGTTTGCGGTGCATGTGCCTGGTTCCTCTAACTGTATAGCTGACgcactttctcgttttcagtgggagcggtttcgccAGCTGGCCCTGGAGGCGAGTCAGGTCGGATTGGTGTGTCCAGAGTCGTTGTGGGAGATCCTGGAG GTGATGCCCCGTTATTAG